The genomic stretch TAATATGCCAAATACCATCAGTGGTACCAAGTAACATCTCGAAAGTATCTTTTTCTTTTCCAACATTACTTAAATGTTTCACTAAAACTTTTTTAACCCCTTTTGCAAGAATCGTTTTTACCGCAGTAATCGCTTGTTCAAAATTTTCTACGGGTTGTCCACTAATAACTCGAAGCTCTACAAGATTTGGCGCAAGAATATCCGCTTCAGGAACAGCCAACTCACAAAGAGCTTCCTTAACACCCTCAGCGACAATACAACCTTTATCAGGATGTCCCATAACAGGATCACACAGATAAATCGCTTCAGGGTTTGCTTTTTTCACTTCATGCACAACATCAATGATTTCTTGTACCTGATCAGCCGAGCCCATATATCCTGATAAAACGGCATTACAGAGTTTTAATCTATCAATCCCTAAAATACCCTGAACAATTTCACCGATAAGTCCTTTTGGTAATACTTCACCCTTCCATTTACCATATTGAGTATGGTTAGAAAATTGTACGGTATTCAATGCCCATACATCTGCACCAAGAAGTTGCATTGGAAACGTAGCAGCCTTATTACCCGCATAACCAAATACAACATGTGATTGAATAGATAAAATATGCTTCATAGTTTTCTTCCTCATCGTTAGAAGTTATCCATAAAAATAAAGTGCGACATAATGCCACACTTTATTTTCATTCAATGCTTAACAGTATCCGTAATTCATCAATCGTTGATAACGTCTTTCTTGTAAAGTATTTGTATCAAATTGACGTAATTCAGCTAATTCTTTCACTAGACAAATTTTTAAATTCTCAGCCATTTGTTTGTGATCTCGATGAGCACCACCTAACGGTTCTGGAACAATGTTGTCAATCAATTCAAGTTCTAACAATCTTGGTGCTGTAATACCTAATGCTTCTGCTGCGGTTGAGGCTTTATCTGCACTTTTCCATAAAATGGATGCACAACCTTCAGGAGAAATCACAGAATATGTGCTGTATTGCAACATATTAACTGTATCACCCACACCAATTGCTAATGCACCGCCAGAACCACCTTCACCAATAACAGTGCAAATTACGGGAACTTTCAAAGTTGACATTTCACGTAGATTTCGTGCAATTGCCTCAGCTTGTCCACGTTCTTCAGCGCCAACCCCTGGATAAGCTCCTGGAGTATCAATAAAGGTAAAGATAGGTAAGTTAAAACGTTCTGCTAATTGCATTAATCGAAGTGCTTTTCGATAGCCTTCTGGCGCAGGCATACCAAAATTACGTGCGATTTTATCTTTCGTACAACGCCCTTTTTGATGCCCAATAACCATAACAGGTTCACCATCTAGACGAGCGAGTCCACCAACAATCGCTTTATCATTAGCAAAAGCACGATCGCCTGCTAATTCTTGGAAATCAGTAAAAATTTCTTTGATATAATCCAAAGTGTACGGACGATTCGGATGTCGTGCTAATTTAGATACTTGCCAAGCATCTAAATGAGAAAAAATTTTCTGCGTCAATTCAGTACTTTTCTTCTGTAAACGCGCGATTTCATCATCTAAATCTAATTTTTCATCTTTATGAGTTACATTACGTAAAGCATCAATTTTTGCTTCTAATTCTGCAATCGGTAACTCAAAATCTAGGTAATCTTGTTGCATTTTATCGTCCAATGTCAAAAAAAGTGCACGCACTTTAGCAAGATTTTTGTGCCTGTGCAATGATTTAGCAATTAGTTTAAAAAACAATCTATTTCGAACCATCATAGCTTTTTCCTTGAAGAAAAGGAATCTTTTTTCAAGGTTGATAAAAAGTTTTTCATTTCATTTATTCACTGCTCAAAGCATGATTTTAAATTAGAGTTTTCTTCATATTTGTGGCATACTCGACCGCTATTTAATCTGATGAGAAAAATCATGCGAATTTTACACACTATGCTTCGTGTCGGCGATTTAGACCGCTCTCTTACCTTCTATCAAAATGCGTTAGGTATGCGTTTATTACGTACCAGTGAAAATCCTGAATATCGCTATACTCTCGCTTACCTCGGTTACGGTGATGAGGAAAACAGTGCTGTTTTAGAACTCACTTATAACTGGGATGAAGATAAATATGACCTCGGTACAGGTTTTGGACATATTGCGATCGGTGTTGATGATATTTTTAAATTCTGTGAAAAAGTCGTTCAATCAGGCGGTAAAATTACTCGGGCACCAGGTGCTGTAAAAGGTGGGACAACCATTATTGCCTTCGCCGAAGATCCTGATGGCTATAAAATTGAATTTATCGAAAATAAAATGGCGCAAGCAGGATTAGGAAATTAAGGAATCGCAATGACAGAACAATTAAACGAAGTACCGACAGAAGATCCCAACCTTTTAAAAAATCGATTCCGTGGATTTTTCCCTGTGGTTATTGATGTTGAAACTGGCGGACTCAATGCTAAAACGGACGCATTACTTGAGATTGCCGCTATTACACTTAAAGTCGATGAAAATGGTATGCTTTGCCCAGACAAAGTTTTCCATGCGCATATTTCGCCATTTGAAGGGGCTAATCTTAACCCTGATTCATTAAAAATTAATGGTATTAATGTCGATGATCCACTTCGCCAAGCCATTGATGAAGGCGATGCATTGCGTGAAATGTTTAAACTAATTCGTCATGAACAAAAAGCTGCAGGCTGTCAACGTTCAGTTGTGGTTGCTCACAATGCGACATTCGATCAAAGTTTCTTAATGGAAGCGGTGGAAAGAGCGAAAGTAAAACGTAATCCATTCCACCCTTTTGCAATTTTTGATACGGCAAGTATGGCAGGATTGATGTTTGGGCAAACCGTTTTAGTCAAGGCATGCCAATGTGCGGCAATTCCGTTTGATCATAAACAGGCTCACGGTGCATTATATGATACCGAACGTACAGCAGAGCTTTTTTGTTATATGGTGAATTATTTAAAAAATCTTGGTGGTTTTCCACATACACCAATCTGTAAATAATTTTGATTACGCCCCGATTTTCGGAAAAATTTATTGTTTTACTAGACATCAAAAATATTTACAGGTATATAATGAATAAATTTTTAATTTAAAGGAATTATTTTATGCCATCGGCAGATTTATATAGTCAAAATTTTCAGGCGCTGCGTTGCGATTTTGCAATTAAGGTAAATCAGCAATGCGGCTATCCCCATCATCTTTTGTCATTCCATTAGACCCCCTTAGCAGGTCTAGCGTAGTAATTTTCTCTAAATTATTATTTTATTTTCAATAAGTTAACCATATTTTAATACATATTATAAGGATAAAAGATGTTACTTTTTAATCCAGTAATACTTTCTATTATTGTATTGCTGATACTTAGCTTACTACGTGTAAATGTCGTGTTGGCATTAGTACTTTCTGCATTACTCGCAGGTTTTACCAGTGATATTGGTATCACCAACACCATCAATACTTTTGTAAACGGTTTAGGTGGGGGTGCACAAGTTGCTATGAACTATGCAATTCTTGGTGCTTTTGCTGTTGCAATTTCCCGTTCTGGTATTACCGATTTACTTGCTTATAAAGTTATTCACCATATGGGGAAACGCCCTACGGGTAAATCAGTAGCATATTTAAAATATATTTTATTAGCAATCTTACTGGCTTTCTCGATTTCATCTCAAAACGTGATTCCAGTGCATATTGCGTTTATTCCAATCATGGTACCGCCACTCATTTCCATTTTTAACCGTTTAAAATTGGACCGCCGTGCAGTTGCCTGTGTGCTTACCTTTGGTTTGACCGCAACTTATATGTGGCTACCCGTTGGCTTTGGTAAAATCTTCATTGAAAGCATTCTCGTAAAAAATATTAACATTGCGGGTGCGCCTTATGGATTACACACCGATGTTAGCCAAGTAACTATGGCAATGACTATTCCTGTTCTAGGAATGTTATTAGGGCTTTTAGTGGCGGTATTTATTTCTTACCGTAAACCTCGTCACTACACCAGTACCGTTGAGGCACCATCACTTGAAGTGATTGATCGTCAAATTAAAAGTATCAAAAAATCACACGTTATTATTGCGTTAGTTGCAATTTTAGTGACTTTCTCATTACAACTTATTACCTCATCGACAATTATTGGCGGTGTAGCAGGATTAGTGATTTTTGGACTAGGCGGTGTATTTAAACTAAAAGAAAGTAACGATATCTTCCACGAAGGTTTAACTTTAATGGCAATGATTGGTTTTGTTATGATTGCTGCTTCTGGTTTCGCTGCCGTGATTAATGCTACAGGTTCTGTGCAAACTTTGGTGGCGACCTTAAGCCACGGCGTAGGTCCACACAGTAAAGGTGTTGCGGCATTCTTAATGCTAATAATCGGGTTGTTCATTACCATGGGTATCGGTTCATCTTTCTCAACTGTACCAATTATTACCTCTGTGTATGTACCACTTTGCATTAGTTTAGGTTTCTCTCCTCTTGCTACGGTGGTAATCGTAGGCGTTTCTGCTGCATTAGGTGATGCAGGCTCACCAGCTTCAGATTCCACTTTAGGACCAACATCTGGTTTAAATATCGATGGCGAACACGACCATATTTGGGATACCGTAGTACCAACGTTTATTCACTATAATATTCCATTGCTCGTTTTTGGTTGGATCGCTGCAATGACACTTTAATTAAACAAATACAAGGGCAATTTATGCCCTTGTATCTTAAGATGCACTATGAAAAGAGAACAAAAACTCATTAAACGTCGTCCTATTCCAATAGGTGACAAAATCTGTGAACATCCACTCCTTGATCGCATTTATCGTGCTCGCCATGTGAATACAAGCGTAGAACTCGATCGTTCTTTTGGAAAATTACTCCCACCCAATCTCCTTTCTGAGATTGGACAAGGCGTAGCATTACTCATTGATGCCCTTGATAAACAATCTAATATCATCATTGTTGGCGATTTTGATGCAGATGGTGCCACAAGTACCGCATTAATGATGGATGCACTTTCTCAACTTGGTTTTAAAAATCTAAGTTATCTGATTCCAAACCGCTTTGATCAGGGCTATGGATTAAGTTTAGATGTGGCTGAAATGGCTGTTGCAAGCCAAGCAGGTTTAGTCATTACGGTTGATAATGGGATTTCTTCACTAGAAGGGGTCGCTTTTCTAAAACAACATAATGTAAAAGTGCTTATCACAGATCACCATCTTCCTGGGGAAAATCTCCCCATTGCAGATTGCATCATCAATCCAAACCTTCACGATTCGACTTTTCCATCTAAAGCCTTAGCAGGCGTTGGTGTGGCATTTTATTTAATGCTGGCAGTGCGTGCGAAATTACGAGAATTAAAAAAATTCGATCAACAATCTCAACCGCATTTTCTTGATCTACTCGATCTCGTTGCCTTGGGTACGATTGCTGATG from Actinobacillus delphinicola encodes the following:
- the pdxY gene encoding pyridoxal kinase PdxY; translation: MKHILSIQSHVVFGYAGNKAATFPMQLLGADVWALNTVQFSNHTQYGKWKGEVLPKGLIGEIVQGILGIDRLKLCNAVLSGYMGSADQVQEIIDVVHEVKKANPEAIYLCDPVMGHPDKGCIVAEGVKEALCELAVPEADILAPNLVELRVISGQPVENFEQAITAVKTILAKGVKKVLVKHLSNVGKEKDTFEMLLGTTDGIWHITRPLYAFKLQPVGVGDLTSGIFLANLLNGKSDIEAFEHTANAVNEVMRLTSQSELYELQIIAARNEILNPTCHYKAVKVA
- the accA gene encoding acetyl-CoA carboxylase carboxyl transferase subunit alpha codes for the protein MQQDYLDFELPIAELEAKIDALRNVTHKDEKLDLDDEIARLQKKSTELTQKIFSHLDAWQVSKLARHPNRPYTLDYIKEIFTDFQELAGDRAFANDKAIVGGLARLDGEPVMVIGHQKGRCTKDKIARNFGMPAPEGYRKALRLMQLAERFNLPIFTFIDTPGAYPGVGAEERGQAEAIARNLREMSTLKVPVICTVIGEGGSGGALAIGVGDTVNMLQYSTYSVISPEGCASILWKSADKASTAAEALGITAPRLLELELIDNIVPEPLGGAHRDHKQMAENLKICLVKELAELRQFDTNTLQERRYQRLMNYGYC
- the gloA gene encoding lactoylglutathione lyase, which gives rise to MRILHTMLRVGDLDRSLTFYQNALGMRLLRTSENPEYRYTLAYLGYGDEENSAVLELTYNWDEDKYDLGTGFGHIAIGVDDIFKFCEKVVQSGGKITRAPGAVKGGTTIIAFAEDPDGYKIEFIENKMAQAGLGN
- the rnt gene encoding ribonuclease T, with product MTEQLNEVPTEDPNLLKNRFRGFFPVVIDVETGGLNAKTDALLEIAAITLKVDENGMLCPDKVFHAHISPFEGANLNPDSLKINGINVDDPLRQAIDEGDALREMFKLIRHEQKAAGCQRSVVVAHNATFDQSFLMEAVERAKVKRNPFHPFAIFDTASMAGLMFGQTVLVKACQCAAIPFDHKQAHGALYDTERTAELFCYMVNYLKNLGGFPHTPICK
- a CDS encoding Na+/H+ antiporter family protein — its product is MLLFNPVILSIIVLLILSLLRVNVVLALVLSALLAGFTSDIGITNTINTFVNGLGGGAQVAMNYAILGAFAVAISRSGITDLLAYKVIHHMGKRPTGKSVAYLKYILLAILLAFSISSQNVIPVHIAFIPIMVPPLISIFNRLKLDRRAVACVLTFGLTATYMWLPVGFGKIFIESILVKNINIAGAPYGLHTDVSQVTMAMTIPVLGMLLGLLVAVFISYRKPRHYTSTVEAPSLEVIDRQIKSIKKSHVIIALVAILVTFSLQLITSSTIIGGVAGLVIFGLGGVFKLKESNDIFHEGLTLMAMIGFVMIAASGFAAVINATGSVQTLVATLSHGVGPHSKGVAAFLMLIIGLFITMGIGSSFSTVPIITSVYVPLCISLGFSPLATVVIVGVSAALGDAGSPASDSTLGPTSGLNIDGEHDHIWDTVVPTFIHYNIPLLVFGWIAAMTL